Proteins from one Coturnix japonica isolate 7356 chromosome 5, Coturnix japonica 2.1, whole genome shotgun sequence genomic window:
- the NR1H3 gene encoding oxysterols receptor LXR-alpha isoform X2, with protein MGPTQLSTQDHGKRVASVFEMEEEGLSLFSGSENPPKHAENPPLKRKKGPAPKMLGNEVCSVCGDKASGFHYNVLSCEGCKGFFRRSVIKGAQYVCKNGGKCEMDMYMRRKCQECRLRKCQEAGMREQYVLSEEQIRLKKLKKQEDDQARTVVVRPNPPQPPSPSHQLTPEQLNMIEKLVAAQQQCNQRSFTDRLKVTPWPQVPDPNNREARQQRFAHFTELAIISVQEIVDFAKQLPGFRELTREDQIALLKTSTIEVMLLETSRRYNPEIESITFLKDLSYNRDDFAKADRPNVQDQSLVERLQHTYVEALHSYICINRPNDHLMFPRMLMKLVSLRTLSSVHSEQVFALRLQDKKLPPLLSEIWDVHE; from the exons ATGGGTCCCACTCAACTCAGCACACAGGACCATGGGAAGAGGGTGGCAAGTGTATTtgagatggaggaggaagggctTTCACTCTTCTCTGGCTCAGAGAACCCTCCTAAGCATGCAG AAAACCCCCCGCTGAAGCGGAAGAAGGGCCCAGCCCCCAAGATGCTGGGAAATGAAGTCTGCAGTGTGTGTGGGGACAAGGCCTCAGGCTTCCACTACAACGTGCTGAGCTGTGAAGGCTGCAAGGGCTTCTTCCGCCGCAGTGTCATCAAGGGTGCCCAGTACGTGTGCAAGAATGGCGGCAAGTGCGAGATGGACATGTACATGCGGCGCAAGTGTCAGGAGTGCCGGCTGCGCAAGTGCCAGGAGGCAGGAATGCGGGAGCAGT ATGTTCTGTCTGAAGAGCAGATTAggctgaagaagctgaagaagcagGAGGATGATCAGGCACGGACAGTCGTGGTGCGTCCAAACCCTCCACAGCCACCAAGTCCTTCCCACCAACTGACACCTGAACAGTTAAACATGATTGAAAAGCTtgtggctgctcagcagcagtgcaatCAGCGCTCGTTCACTGACAGGCTCAAAGTGACG CCATGGCCCCAGGTTCCTGACCCTAATAACCGCGAAGCAAGGCAGCAGCGTTTTGCTCACTTTACAGAACTTGCAATTATCTCTGTGCAAGAGATTGTGGACTTTGCCAAGCAGCTACCTGGCTTCCGGGAGCTCACCAGGGAAGATCAGATTGCTTTATTGAAGACTTCTACCATAGAG GTGATGTTGTTGGAGACATCTCGGCGCTACAATCCAGAGATTGAAAGCATCACTTTTCTGAAGGACCTGAGCTATAATCGGGATGACTTCGCCAAAGCAG ACCGACCGAATGTGCAGGACCAGTCCCTGGTGGAGAGACTACAGCACACCTATGTGGAAGCCCTTCATTCTTACATTTGCATCAACAGACCAAAC GATCACCTGATGTTTCCACGGATGTTAATGAAGCTGGTTAGTCTTCGGACACTAAGTAGTGTTCACTCTGAACAGGTGTTTGCCCTTCGGCTGCAGGACAAGAAACTCCCTCCCCTGCTCTCAGAAATTTGGGATGTGCATGAGTGA
- the NR1H3 gene encoding oxysterols receptor LXR-alpha isoform X1: MGPTQLSTQDHGKRVASVFEMEEEGLSLFSGSENPPKHAENPPLKRKKGPAPKMLGNEVCSVCGDKASGFHYNVLSCEGCKGFFRRSVIKGAQYVCKNGGKCEMDMYMRRKCQECRLRKCQEAGMREQYVLSEEQIRLKKLKKQEDDQARTVVVRPNPPQPPSPSHQLTPEQLNMIEKLVAAQQQCNQRSFTDRLKVTPWPQVPDPNNREARQQRFAHFTELAIISVQEIVDFAKQLPGFRELTREDQIALLKTSTIEVMLLETSRRYNPEIESITFLKDLSYNRDDFAKAGLQFEFINPIFEFSKGMNELQLNDAEYALLIAINIFSADRPNVQDQSLVERLQHTYVEALHSYICINRPNDHLMFPRMLMKLVSLRTLSSVHSEQVFALRLQDKKLPPLLSEIWDVHE; encoded by the exons ATGGGTCCCACTCAACTCAGCACACAGGACCATGGGAAGAGGGTGGCAAGTGTATTtgagatggaggaggaagggctTTCACTCTTCTCTGGCTCAGAGAACCCTCCTAAGCATGCAG AAAACCCCCCGCTGAAGCGGAAGAAGGGCCCAGCCCCCAAGATGCTGGGAAATGAAGTCTGCAGTGTGTGTGGGGACAAGGCCTCAGGCTTCCACTACAACGTGCTGAGCTGTGAAGGCTGCAAGGGCTTCTTCCGCCGCAGTGTCATCAAGGGTGCCCAGTACGTGTGCAAGAATGGCGGCAAGTGCGAGATGGACATGTACATGCGGCGCAAGTGTCAGGAGTGCCGGCTGCGCAAGTGCCAGGAGGCAGGAATGCGGGAGCAGT ATGTTCTGTCTGAAGAGCAGATTAggctgaagaagctgaagaagcagGAGGATGATCAGGCACGGACAGTCGTGGTGCGTCCAAACCCTCCACAGCCACCAAGTCCTTCCCACCAACTGACACCTGAACAGTTAAACATGATTGAAAAGCTtgtggctgctcagcagcagtgcaatCAGCGCTCGTTCACTGACAGGCTCAAAGTGACG CCATGGCCCCAGGTTCCTGACCCTAATAACCGCGAAGCAAGGCAGCAGCGTTTTGCTCACTTTACAGAACTTGCAATTATCTCTGTGCAAGAGATTGTGGACTTTGCCAAGCAGCTACCTGGCTTCCGGGAGCTCACCAGGGAAGATCAGATTGCTTTATTGAAGACTTCTACCATAGAG GTGATGTTGTTGGAGACATCTCGGCGCTACAATCCAGAGATTGAAAGCATCACTTTTCTGAAGGACCTGAGCTATAATCGGGATGACTTCGCCAAAGCAG gtCTGCAGTTTGAGTTCATTAACCCCATCTTTGAGTTCTCAAAGGGAATGAACGAACTACAACTCAATGATGCTGAATATGCACTTTTAATCGCCATCAACATTTTCTCTGCAG ACCGACCGAATGTGCAGGACCAGTCCCTGGTGGAGAGACTACAGCACACCTATGTGGAAGCCCTTCATTCTTACATTTGCATCAACAGACCAAAC GATCACCTGATGTTTCCACGGATGTTAATGAAGCTGGTTAGTCTTCGGACACTAAGTAGTGTTCACTCTGAACAGGTGTTTGCCCTTCGGCTGCAGGACAAGAAACTCCCTCCCCTGCTCTCAGAAATTTGGGATGTGCATGAGTGA